The window ATAAAATGGTAGTGTATTTGTtctaaaaaaaagttgaattccATCATAATTATTTcgagtttttccaatttttttcaagtttaagtACTTTGTAGGTAGCTTTTCTTTCATTGGGATCTGATGTAGGTCATCGAATAGTAAGATACAAGGGTCATTCTGATTTATCTGGAGATTTTGTGATAGAAGATGTCATAacggaaaacaatgaaaaatatagaCGATTATTTTATATGAGCTCCCAATTAGTGATACAATCAGAAGCGAAATTGAGAATAATAAAATCTAGAAAGGGAATTATGAAAGAAACCGTAGATTTGGTACATTTGACATGTAGACATCACGTTTATATGTCGATAGCTACTTATTTAGCTTGTAATAATAAAACGAAAGCCAATGTTACCGTTATaggtatataatttttattgtaaaattataaaaatttgattaatttagtTTCTGTTGGTCTTAGGTTTGGGAGGCGGTGGTTTATGTTCCTTTCTGCATAAATTTTTacctaaaattaatatttgtggTGTTGATGTCGACAAAGATATGCTTAAAGTGGCTGTAGATTGGTTCAATTTTAAAGAGGATGATAAACTTAAAGCTGAAATACAAGATGGTTTAGTATATATTAGAGAAATGGCAAAAAATGgtaaatatttgttcatttctttaatgtttatttattatattgtgtTTTTTAGGGAAAACATTAGATGCTCTTCTTTTTGATGTCGATAGTAAAAATCATGCGATTGGAATGAGTTGCCCTCCACAACAGTTTATGACtaaagaaactttgaaaaatgttgTGAAAATCGTTGATGATGAAggtaaaaatttatgtttataattgtattctCGCATAACAATattgtcaaatataatttaatcaGTAATTCGATACTTTCTTTTTTAGGTATTTTCGTTGTAAATGTGGTGTTGAGAGATAACCAGCTCCGACCAGGAGTATTggtcaatttgaaaaatcactttaaaaacgtttttagcTACAAATTGCAGGAAGATCTGAACGAAATATTCATCTGTTCAAATGGCTCTATAGAAACGGATAAACTTAAAGATGCTTCCTATGAATtgaattcttttttcaaaaaacacgGTTTAATTGAAAATGGAGTTGATACGGATAAATTTTTACATTCGCTAGTCGCTCAATCGGTGTTTATTTAGGAAATAatttaaagatatatttttacttaatatcatttatttgattCGTGTACAACCGTTTTAGAAGAAACGTTTTCTTCTTGTCtagaataaaagttttcttCAGCTATAGCTTGTAAATTATTCGCCATGGAACTTCCCGTCTGTTTAACCAACGTATAAAATACTCctttgtttttcaaaagtttGTGGGGATGATCAAATTCCGCCACTTCTCCAGCATCCATAACCAAAACTTTATCCGAATCCATAATAGTGTGTAATCTATGGGCTATCGTTAATACTGtacaatttgaaaacttttttctaatagTAGTTTGAAGGATTGAATCAGTCAATGGATCTACGTTGGCAGTAGCTTCGTCTAATactagaattttattatttcttaaaactGCTCTAGCTAAACAAACTAATTGTCGTTGACCGACGCTGAAATTCGAACCTCCTTCGGCCATTTTACTATCCAAACCGGACGGCAATTCGTCCACCGCGTGTTTCAGTTCGACTTCTTCTAAAGATTTCCATAAAatctaaaaagaagaaaaacattattatgTATAACTCGAAACGTTGGGAGTAATTGAATGAACAAACAACTTACGGCATCTTCGTATTCATCAAAAGGATCAAGATTTTTTCTAAGAGTTCCAGAAAATAATACGGGCTCTTGGGGGATTATAGATAATTTTGATCTGAGACATTTCAATTCGacgttttttgtatttacagaatCTATAAAGATATTTCCTTCTATGTAAGCTAATCGGAAGAGCGCTTGTATTAAGGACGATTTACCGGCTCCCGTTCGACCGACTATGCCGATTTTTTCTCCGGGTTGTATTTcaaaattgagatttttcaaAACGAAATCGCCGTCCGGCGAATATCGCAATGacgttttttcgaattttatttttcccgAATCCGGCCAATTCGTCGGCGTTTCTTTTTTATGATTATCTGTTTCGGTTGGTAAATCTCCGTATTCTTGAACTCTTTCTACTGATGTCATTTGATTTTCCAATTCACTCCATTGACGCATGCCCCATTGGAACATACCGGATAGGGTAATCGCTTGAGTTAAGGATAAACCGACGTTTCCACCGAATGATTCTgggaaaattggaaaacaaattaCAACTCTTagcaaagaaattatttataatttttttgtatttcatatttcattttcaagttgatataattttcaacttACCGTTTTGTATAAACAATATGCTGATAACAACGAGTGCTATAAACATCACACAATGAATGTCTAACCAAAATCCGAATCCTCTATTGGCCGTTAAAAACATGTAATAAGCGGACGTATACGCGTCCTGGAAATTATCGAATTCTTTGGTGAGCAATTTTTCCGCTTTGAAAGCTCGGATTGTCGTGAGTCCATTTAGAGAAGCGGCCAAATGAGTGAAAACTGGACTTCGAGCTAAATGAATAATACTATTAATTTAAAGACATTtcgatatttatttcaatataaactatattattcttatttttgttagGCTATTATTGAAGACTGATATTTAAAATCAAGCAAAATTGTCATTGTCGACAAATATAAACTGACGAATGGAATTATTTCGATCGCGTAgctatgaattatttattttaaaatacttaCTAACAGCTTCTACACGTTTAATATCTCTACTGGATGCTAAAAATGCGTATcttatgaaatagaaaataataacaactacAATTGTCGGTATAAGAATCCACGGGTTGACAGAAGTAATTGTTAAAGCCGTCCCTGTTACAATCAAACCaatctaaaaaacaaaaattgaagtagaaataaataagagtatttttataatctgagCGGACTTATATTAACTTTATACTTTTGTTATCATACATATCAAtagtcaatattttcaaaaaaagtttccgCTTACCCCCACTGTATCTACTAAACATATAGGAAGAGTTTCATCCAACGCACCGATATCTTTAGAAAACCGATTAAGAATTCTTCCAGAGGGATTGGTATTGAAAAATTGCATCGGGGAATTgacaattttaataaacatcAAATTGTGAAATCCTGTAGAAGCTGCCAAGCAGAATCTGAAGAAACATATCGACCTAGTTACCGCTAATATTATGGTGAATATGATGAGACAACTATAAATTACGATTGTATTATGTTCGTTTAGTATTTTATCCCAAAACATTTTGTCTTCGTTTTCAATGGAATTGTTTTTCTCCACCCTCCATTGTTCTAAATTTACCCTagaattataaatagaaaaaaaaattaataaatacaacaaCATTATAAAACTTACCAAGTCGTAAGGAATATATCGGCCGAATTGCCGAGAGCTTGCGCGGCAACGAAAGCGGAAAATAGCGCTACGGTTTTTATCCAATGTCCACCGGCTTTGAAATAATTGAGATAAACTCGTTTTGATACCGTACCGGAAGCACGTTCTTCtcttttttgttcaataatttctGATTCCGCGATTTCTCCTTCGGACTCTACTGAATCCGCTCTCGATAATCTACTAGGATTTTCCTTCTTTTCATCTTCTTTCGAAGATTCCAATAGTTTCGTAAAAGCGCTATCGGAATTTTTTAAAGCGTTATAAGTACCGGAAGCTTTAACTTTACCGTCTtccaataaatatatacaatccGCGTTACGTAAATATTGCAATTGATGAGTTATTAAAATGAcgcatttatttttcaaatgttcttTAAGacatttattgtataattcTTTACCGACTCGAGCGTCTACCGCCGACAGAGGATCGTCCAACAAATAAATATCCGCATCTCTATAAATGGCTCTAGCTAAATTAATTCTAGCTCTTTGTCCGCCACTCAACATCGCACCTCTTTCCCCAACCAACGTTCTATCGGCGTGAGGAAACAAAGATAGATCCCTTTCTAAGGAGCATACCCGCAAAACCTCCGCGTATCTTGATTCGTCGTATTTTTGAccgaatattatattttgtctGATACTACTGCCGAATATCCAAGGTTCTTGAGATGCGTACGAAATGGTACCTTCGATATCAATGCTACCCGAGGTAATCAACAGTTCTTTTAAAATCACATGTAGAAGCGTTGATTTTCCTCCGCCTACCGGACCCACGATCGCTATAAGTTGATTCGATTTAGCTTCGAACGTAACGCCTTCTAATGTATTATCCGGCATGGATTTCACCCATTTGGcgcaaacatttttcaatttgattctcgTTTCCTTTTTCGATAATGGGTTAGTCGAAATAACgccattaaattttttattatcctcCGCATTTTCTAATTGATCGtacaacaaaaacttttgaattctAGACATAGAAACCAATGTTTCGGCGAGTTGAGTAATGGCCTGTGGAAAATGCTGAGTTACGACAAGTCGTAAAAATGCGTAAAATGAAGTAACTGTAAATGCGTACGATGCGTTTAACGAATTTCCCGTTAGAACGTAAGTTAAGATACATAAATATACTGCGGTTCTACTCATAGTCAGATTAAATGACATCAATATTCCTCTGATCATCGAAGTACGTTTGATTTCGGCAATTTCCTTCctggaacaaataaaaagaaaaaataggtTTGAAAAGCTATTTATAATCTCAtctttgaatataaatttttttttcaattagctCTAGTGTTGAAAGTGATATTTCAAGTTTATCTTATTCAAACTTCATCTTTTTCATTCTTCAATAATAATGCTTAGACGATACtatgaaaattgtcaatttcGTATCTGCTAtatgtaaaaacaaaaagtgGATTACTTCTTGACATTCTTacgtttaataaaattaatgtagatttttgttttccaaattgTACAATCGAATTTAGCACACCTACgcattatatatcaaatttaataaaaatctgtttattATATAAAGTATACGCTGCATTCCACTCCtagattttacaaaattatcttATAATTGCTAATAGTTTAACAAAGTTATAATTTGggattatcaacaaaaaaaaatattagtaaaatccgaattaaactaaaaaatgttgatagGTATAAAGGGAAGCAagatttctaaataataatcaCTTCACAAAGTTCTTTTTACCTAAATTGATATCAAGATATTATCCGcataataacaaatattcatGGATGTTCAAAGCGTGGAATTTATATTCAGTATTGGAACAactttaatatttaaaacatcgaaatattttattaatgattacTGAAAAATTTATCGTTCGCGAATCCATTTAATCAAAGATATTCTACGCTTTCAGTATATTCTTCAATTATGTACTTGTCTACTATTTACTATATATAAGTATcggtgaaaaatataaaatcaattcgAGAATATAatcctttttatatatattcaactTACCTCCTCACAAATTCAACTAGTTTCGAGAAAGGTTTCTCCCAAGTATACATTTTTATCACTTGGATACCACTTATAATTTCATTCATCAATCTTACTCTTTCGTCTGTTCGTATCGCGGTTTTCAATCGGTATCTTGACGTTAATTTAGCCATGTacactaaaaattgaataatgaaaatatcagttCTTTATTTttgagtagttcaaatgtaccgcaagagaaaattgaagaagTGACGAAATGAAGTGATGAATTTATAGATTACCTACTTTGGAATGGCAAAAAAGATAAAAGGAAAACACATCCAATTAAACCAGTAACCCCGAcgtaaaaatataatagaatcaTAACAATAATCGTTTCGCATGGTGCCAGCCACAGGTTGTGTATGTGTTGTACTGAAAAATCAAATCTTCCCACATCGTTCGATAACAAATTAACCATTTGTCCTATAGTAGTTTCCACCAATGCTGTTTTGCTTAATATCAATGCTTTTCTATATATCAACGCACAAGCTGCCACTCGAATTTTCATACCAAGTCGCATCACGCGCATTTGGTAATTGTGGACTGATGTTATTTGAGTCAGTGATGCCAAAATTATTAAAGACGCGTTGACGTATATCTCCCATGGATTATCTCGCTTCGATCCTGGTTGAAAGTAACTTATTAATCTTGAGATGAGCATTGGTTGAgctattctaaaaaaatttaataattttttcaattatcactCTTTTAATTTTCGAGATATGTataaactgaaacaaaaatttcgtatactataataaataacGTTACTCCATATTCACAAACTATTCACCTGATAAAATCCGTAAAAGcgttgaaaaatccaaaaaataatagttctAGCTTAAAGACACTGAACATAGCCCATACTAAAGATGGTTTGTCCTTTAATAATTCCTTTTTCCACGCAGCGTTAAGACGTTCGCCCAAAACATCGGATTTTTGGGAATTTCCAGTTAAATACATATCATTTTCGTCGAGATCTCTTCTAAATCCTTTCGATAGAAATCCAGGAAaccaactaaaaaaattattgatgttCACAACAACAATTGAGCATTATATAAAACTTACCAGAAAAACAACCTTGAAAACAAATTCACCCTTTTCAAAGGATgaggttttttctgtttttgattcaatttaagTTCTTCcataatattaaattctaaaatacaaaaaaaatcattataaaataatacacATGTATTAAAATGTAGAATATAGAATTTACTACGGTGATGGAAAAACCACTATTGCATTCTACAAACCGAATGCACCAAATATTTCTCTTCTATCGAATACCAGAATGAGATATATTAAAAAAGAGACCTTACATCTTTAAAACAAATGGTAAAAACTACTTAATGactaaaacttttgaaaaaattaatgggatttttaaattaaaaaccaaatCACAACCACTATTGAAATCAAACTTGCGACTAAAATTTCATCTCTTATCTTCTTttatatgattaattttttttaacaatggtaTTTGTGATTAGTAGATAGTAACTGACGTCATGATAAAACAATATGTGAGCTCTTGTCGAGATTATTGAGATATTATATAGCtgttatttaatatacaaatttgttttaatacttAATAAGAAAGTTTGTTAATATTATGCAAATTATCTGATATTTATCCTAATTCGTGATACTCTAAAACTCAAGtcttttgaacaaaaaaattagttaataatttGCGCTGacctctttttcttctttgttcCAGCAGAAAACTGAAACCACGTTAgatataacgaaatatatgaTGTCAACAAAATAGTCTGAATAATTAAGGAAATTGACGCATCTATCGCGATTCTTTATTAAAAGcactaattaaaataaaactccAACAACCATACAAGTTACATGACATTATATTTAGTTGTTCACGAGCATCGTTTGCATTATAAAAgcaattttgttaaatattaaaatacttttgtGAAAACGTACGTACTTCCTGTTAACAATAGATAATATTATCTTGAAAGATCAACTTTCGatatttataaatggaaaaatttagcaaaattatatttcatatgcaaataaaaaactattatgcAATATATCTTACCTCAATTTTGTCCACGGCTATGTATTTTCACCTCATACCTTTAATTAACTTATTCAAACTAAGTATGTACATTTAAGGTATAGACACTATTAATTGAATTTGCTACTGAGATTTGAaacgataaatattttcaattagatTATGTTGATAGATTGGTTAATCAAATTGtaagatatttaaattattttaaaatcaaggttatcatttttaacaattcatTTATTGAATCGAGTActtatgaaatttgaatatcaaaTACGGTTACACATTGCAACGCATGTATAAACATCTTAAAGGTATCGaggttttagtttttgaaacacTATTACTTATactatacatatataaaaaatatgttaataatttgttcaaataaagTCGGACTCCTATTGGtagatataaatttgaattcaatCATATGTATTCTTATGAACCTTTGGCATTGAGAATATATTTGACCATTAGATTTGTACTAGTAGTAATATCGAAAGGTTTGGACGCTAGATTTGATACATAATTATAACGTATACCGTTTGTTATACCGGTCTTGTATAGCAATCTAATTTTCtgtattgttaataaaatactTACAAAATATCTTCATTATCTATATATCTAATCAGCAAATTCATTACGCAATATGATGTAAGTAAATATATCCATTTGAAAAATTCGTAGCATAAAAGGACAAATCAAGATTACGTGTAAAAAAGTACCGACCTTACTTGCGGTTTCAAGTTAACAATGAAATTATGATCGATTGATAATTACTgtatataattcatttatttttacaatgttTATTAGATAATAGTATATCGAACCACATGTTCAGTGAGATAaccttcaaataattatttcctatggtatttttatacttttgcGAATTCTTTTGTGTTAAACAGAGAATGTCGCACCACACGTTCAGTTCGAGTAATGACAAAAAAGGTAAATATATGTGTTGtacattatttcattttctaattattttatgtttttcaaggaaaacatttttgatgttGACAGTAGAAATCAAACAATTGGAATAGTTGTCCCTCacaatttatgaataaaaaaacattggaaaatgttataaaaattgtttatctaaCATTTTTATTCGTGCCTATCAACTatagtgaaataaaatttatatagtatcaatatttataaatttggtGTCGAGAAATAATCAACTCCGACAGGATATATAGTTCaacatgaaaaatcattttaagaatatttttacgAACTTACAAACTGTTAGAAGATCTGaacgaaatatatatttaaatggcTTTAAAGAAACGAATAAACTTTTTATGGATTGAAATATTCGACGatttatagataaatatttatactcGCTAGTAGCTCAATCAGTggttatttagaaaataatttttacttaatatcatttatttgattCGTGTACAACCGTTTTAGAGGAAACGTTTTCTTCTTGTCtagaataaaagttttcttCGGCTATAGCTTGTAAATTATTCGCCATGGAACTTCCCGTCTGTTTAACCAACGTATAAAATACCCCCTTGTTTTTCAAAAGTTTGTGGGGATGATCAAATTCCGCCACTTCTCCAGCATCCATAACCAAAACTTTATCCGAATCCATAATAGTGTGTAATCTATGGGCTATCGTTAATACTGtacaatttgaaaacttttttctaatagTAGTTTGAAGGATTGAATCAGTCAATGGATCTACGTTGGCAGTAGCTTCGTCTAATactagaattttattatttcttaaaactGCTCTAGCTAAACAAACTAATTGTCGTTGACCGACGCTGAAATTCGAACCTCCTTCGGCCATTTTACTATCCAAACCGGACGGCAATTCGTCCACCGCGTGTTTCAGTTCGACTTCTTCTAAAGATTTCCATAAAatctaaaaagaagaaaaacattattatgTATAACTCGAAACGTTGGGAGTAATTGAATGAACAAACAACTTACGGCATCTTCGTATTCATCAAAAGGATCAAGATTTTTTCTAAGAGTTCCAGAAAATAATACGGGCTCTTGGGGGATTATAGATAATTTTGATCTGAGACATTTCAATTCGacgttttttgtatttacagaatCTATAAAGATATTTCCTTCTATGTAAGCTAATCGGAAGAGCGCTTGTATTAAGGACGATTTACCGGCTCCCGTTCGACCGACTATGCCGATTTTTTCTCCGGGTTGTATTTcaaaattgagatttttcaaAACGAAATCGCCGTCCGGCGAATATCGCAATGacgttttttcgaattttatttttcccgAATCCGGCCAATTCGTCGGCGTTTCTTTTTTATGATTATCTGTTTCGGTTGGTAAATCTCCGTATTCTTGAACTCTTTCTACTGATGTCATTTGATTTTCCAATTCACTCCATTGACGCATGCCCCATTGGAACATACCGGATAGGGTAATCGCTTGAGTTAAGGATAAACCGACGTTTCCACCGAATGATTCtgggaaaatttgaaaacaaattacaaCTCTTagcaaagaaattatttataatttttttgtatttcatatttcattttcaagttgatataattttcaacttACCGTTTTGTATAAACAATATGCTGATAACAACGAGTGCTATAAACATCACACAATGAATGTCTAACCAAAATCCGAATCCTCTATTGGCCGTTAAAAACATGTAATAAGCGGACGTATACGCGTCCTGGAAATTATCGAATTCTTTGGTGAGCAATTTTTCCGCTTTGAAAGCTCGGATTGTCGTGAGTCCATTTAGAGAAGCGGCCAAATGAGTGAAAACTGGACTTCGAGCTAAATGAATAATACTATTAATTTAAAGACATTtcgatatttatttcaatataaactatattattcttatttttgttagGCTATTATTGAAGACTGATATTTAAAATCAAGCAAAATTGTCATTGTCGACAAATATAAACTGACGAATGGAATTATTTCGATCGCGTAgctatgaattatttattttaaaatacttaCTAACAGCTTCTACACGTTTAATATCTCTACTGGATGCTAAAAATGCGTATcttatgaaatagaaaataataacaactacAATTGTCGGTATAAGAATCCACGGGTTGACAGAAGTAATTGTTAAAGCCGTCCCTGTTACAATCAAACCaatctaaaaaacaaaaattgaagtagaaataaataagagtatttttataatctgagCGGACTTATATTAACTTTATACTTTTGTTATCATACATATCAAtagtcaatattttcaaaaaaagtttccgCTTACCCCCACTGTATCTACTAAACATATAGGAAGAGTTTCATCCAACGCACCGATATCTTTAGAAAACCGATTAAGAATTCTTCCAGAGGGATTGGTATTGAAAAATTGCATCGGGGAATTgacaattttaataaacatcAAATTGTGAAATCCTGTAGAAGCTGCCAAGCAGAATCTGAAGAAACATATCGACCTAGTTACCGCTAATATTATGGTGAATATGATGAGACAACTATAAATTACGATTGTATTATGTTCGTTTAGTATTTTATCCCAAAACATTTTGTCTTCGTTTTCAATGGAATTGTTTTTCTCCACCCTCCATTGTTCTAAATTTACCCTagaattataaatagaaaaaaaaattaataaatacaacaaCATTATAAAACTTACCAAGTCGTAAGGAATATATCGGCCGAATTGCCGAGAGCTTGCGCGGCAACGAAAGCGGAAAATAGCGCTACGGTTTTTATCCAATGTCCACCGGCTTTGAAATAATTGAGATAAACTCGTTTTGATACCGTACCGGAAGCACGTTCTTCtcttttttgttcaataatttctGATTCCGCGATTTCTCCTTCGGACTCTACTGAATCCGCTCTCGATAATCTACTAGGATTTTCCTTCTTTTCATCTTCTTTCGAAGATTCCAATAGTTTCGTAAAAGCGCTATCGGAATTTTTTAAAGCGTTATAAGTACCGGAAGCTTTAACTTTACCGTCTtccaataaatatatacaatccGCGTTACGTAAATATTGCAATTGATGAGTTATTAAAATGAcgcatttatttttcaaatgttcttTAAGacatttattgtataattcTTTACCGACTCGAGCGTCTACCGCCGACAGAGGATCGTCCAACAAATAAATATCCGCATCTCTATAAATGGCTCTAGCTAAATTAATTCTAGCTCTTTGTCCGCCACTCAACATCGCACCTCTTTCCCCAACCAACGTTCTATCGGCGTGAGGAAACAAAGATAGATCCCTTTCTAAGGAGCATACCCGCAAAACCTCCGCGTATCTTGATTCGTCGTATTTTTGAccgaatattatattttgtctGATACTACTGCCGAATATCCAAGGTTCTTGAGATGCGTACGAAATGGTACCTTCGATATCAATGCTACCCGAGGTAATCAACAGTTCTTTTAAAATCACATGTAGAAGCGTTGATTTTCCTCCGCCTACCGGACCCACGATCGCTATAAGTTGATTCGATTTAGCTTCGAACGTAACGCCTTCTAATGTATTATCCGGCATGGATTTCACCCATTTGGcgcaaacatttttcaatttaattctcGTTTCCTTTTTCGATAACGGGTTAGTTGAAATAACgccattaaattttttattatcctcCGCATTTTCTAATTGATCGtacaacaaaaacttttgaattctAGACATAGAAACCAATGTTTCGGCGAGTTGAGTAATTGCCTGTGGAAATTGTTGAGTTACAGCTACTCGTAAAAATGCGTAAAATGAAGTCACTGTGAATGCGTACGATGCGTTTAACGAATTTCCCGTCAGAACGTAAGTTAAGATACATAAATATACTGCGGTTCTACTCATGGTCAAATTAAATGACATCAATATTCCTCTGATCATCGAAGTACGTTTGATTTCGGTAATTTCCTTCCtggaacaaacaaaaagaaaaaaaggctTTAAATGCTATATATAATCTCATCGTAggatagtttttttattttctctagtGTTAAAAACTGAATCtaagttatttattattcaaactctattccttaatttttttttaataataataattagacaATAATATGAAAGTTGACACATTCTTATCAGTTTCTAGGAAAAAAAGGTGGTTGcatggaaacattttttttataattaaaacaaaatgtttttcagACTCCACATTGTAATAATATATGTTTCATCGGATTGGATTAAAAGCTGTCTATAGATTTATTCCTAAAATTTGACATCATACTCCAagatgtttaaaaattattttttaattgttaattccAGGACTGTATTGTAATTTAGGGTTATGAAGAAATCTTAATTAAACTGAAAATGTtaattaaatgaagaaagaatttctaaataattttcactttaaaaagTAATTGATTGAAAACAAATTGCTATATAGTATAACGTCGACAcaataactaatttatatagTTGTTCAATGATTATCAAGGACGACTGTGgctaaaaacatcaaaatattttattaatgattacCGAAAAATCTATAGATTCGCGCTTCCTTTCGTTCAAATATATTCCATGCTCTTAAACATATCTAGTGATGTAAACAGCCTCCGGTCTATTCTTcaactacattttttgttctataTATTATAAGTA of the Diorhabda carinulata isolate Delta chromosome 7, icDioCari1.1, whole genome shotgun sequence genome contains:
- the LOC130896853 gene encoding probable multidrug resistance-associated protein lethal(2)03659, producing the protein MEELKLNQKQKKPHPLKRVNLFSRLFFCWFPGFLSKGFRRDLDENDMYLTGNSQKSDFLGERLDAVWKKELLKDKPSLVWAMFSVFKLELLYFGIFNAFSDFIKIAQPMLISRLIGYFQPGSKQNNPWEIYVNAFLIILASLIQVTSVHNYQMRVMRLGMKVRVASCALIYRKALKLSKTALVETTIGQMVNLLSNDVGRFDFSVQHIHNLWLAPCETIIVMILLYFYVGVTGLVGCVFLLSFLPFQMYMAKLTSRYRLKTAIRTDERVRLMNEIISGIQVIKMYTWEKPFAKLIEFVRRKEITEIKRTSMIRGILMSFNLTMSRTAVYLCILTYVLTGNSLNASYAFTVTSFYAFLRVAVTQQFPQAITQLAETLVSMSRIQKFLLYDQLENAEDNKKFNGVISTNPLSKKETRIKLKNVCAKWVKSMPDNTLEGVTFEAKSNQLIAIVGPVGGGKSTLLHVILKELLITSGSIDIEGTISYASQEPWIFGSSIRQNIIFGQKYDESRYAEVLRVCSLERDLSLFPHADRTLVGERGAMLSGGQRARINLARAIYRDADIYLLDDPLSAVDARVGKELYNKCLKEHLKNKCVILITHQLQYLRNADCIYLLEDGKVKASGTYNALKNSDSAFTKLLESSKEDEKKENPSRLSRADSVESEGEIAESEIIEQKREERASGTVSKRVYLNYFKAGGHWIKTVALFSAFVAAQALGNSADIFLTTWVNLEQWRVEKNNSIENEDKMFWDKILNEHNTIVIYSCLIIFTIILAVTRSICFFRFCLAASTGFHNLMFIKIVNSPMQFFNTNPSGRILNRFSKDIGALDETLPICLVDTVGIGLIVTGTALTITSVNPWILIPTIVVVIIFYFIRYAFLASSRDIKRVEAVTRSPVFTHLAASLNGLTTIRAFKAEKLLTKEFDNFQDAYTSAYYMFLTANRGFGFWLDIHCVMFIALVVISILFIQNESFGGNVGLSLTQAITLSGMFQWGMRQWSELENQMTSVERVQEYGDLPTETDNHKKETPTNWPDSGKIKFEKTSLRYSPDGDFVLKNLNFEIQPGEKIGIVGRTGAGKSSLIQALFRLAYIEGNIFIDSVNTKNVELKCLRSKLSIIPQEPVLFSGTLRKNLDPFDEYEDAILWKSLEEVELKHAVDELPSGLDSKMAEGGSNFSVGQRQLVCLARAVLRNNKILVLDEATANVDPLTDSILQTTIRKKFSNCTVLTIAHRLHTIMDSDKVLVMDAGEVAEFDHPHKLLKNKGVFYTLVKQTGSSMANNLQAIAEENFYSRQEENVSSKTVVHESNK